Genomic DNA from bacterium:
ACCACGGCCAGCAGGACGGCAAAGAGCACGCCCAGGAGAGCCCGTCGATTGCGCAGCCATTCAAAGGAAAACTGCATACCAAAAGTGATCACAACCGTCCAAATCGGTAAAAGATAAAGCAGGAGACGATTTGCCGTATAGGGATAAAGCCCCGCAAAGCTGCAGGCGATGCTGAGAAGGACCGGGATCATAAACAGAAATAAATCGATGAAATTTTTACTTTTAATCTGAACGACAAACCACACGACGATGAAAAAGTTGAGCAACAGGCCTACGCGATCCTGGTCGATAAAGAAGAAAGAGGCCAGCTTGTAGGTCTGATAGGCCAATCGGGCGATAAAATACGCCCCGTACTTGATGTCCAGCACTTTGCTCCAATCGAAGAATTGCTGGCCCGCGTTGGCGATGTGTTCGAGAAAAATGCTGTTGCCGAAAGCGTAACGCATATTGACCAGATAGAGCAGAATCAGGGAAAACAACACGCACAAACCGCCGATCAGCAGCTGCGGCCAGAATCGTTGAGTGCGTCCGCCGAACCATCTCGGAAGAAGCTGATTCAGAGCGAGCACCGCCCATGCGGAAGCGGCGATGAAAACCGTACCAAAGGCCAACCAAACACCAACGGCGGCCAGTAGGATGAGCATGAACCAGTCTCGGTATCTGGATTCGCGGAGAATTCGCCGCGTAAAAATCAAAATAAGCGAACCAACCAAAATGTCGGCGGTGTAATGTTTCAACGATTTAGCGTTGATCAGCATCTCATCCGAGAACAGGCCTGCCAGCAACAGAGCGACCACGGCGAAGGCGCGTCCATAGTACTTT
This window encodes:
- a CDS encoding glycosyltransferase family 39 protein; the encoded protein is MNRSSWQYRYHLLICFLLLLCAFFQFYGIDRLVLGSDELYRARSLMGDDWSLTKLPWPTEAARELFEAWPIHTPPLFAILTRAAVVVFGENDFAMRFWPFLFAILGTAAIYCLYKKYYGRAFAVVALLLAGLFSDEMLINAKSLKHYTADILVGSLILIFTRRILRESRYRDWFMLILLAAVGVWLAFGTVFIAASAWAVLALNQLLPRWFGGRTQRFWPQLLIGGLCVLFSLILLYLVNMRYAFGNSIFLEHIANAGQQFFDWSKVLDIKYGAYFIARLAYQTYKLASFFFIDQDRVGLLLNFFIVVWFVVQIKSKNFIDLFLFMIPVLLSIACSFAGLYPYTANRLLLYLLPIWTVVITFGMQFSFEWLRNRRALLGVLFAVLLAVVILPGIGTNMKKVLRYKFAGGRHVHTLMRTLMDNAKDQDQVYLHYGAILPFYIYATDHQRGYQNTYPLAGDRGQIHVIYGEEHLLHFDQNEPHFRKVESTPGRLWVAFCHRWPEEDMLELKRRLILKKQLLTEYNFKGCQLLLFDDPSSVAR